AAATTTATACTCGTTCACCTTAATACTTATTTATATCTAGTTCTCCTCGAAGATCAaccttttaaaaaattctactataataaaataataattacaaactaagtagataagttatttttagttgtcttttattaatttttccttAAAATTAAGATTCCAAATATTCTTTAGTGTCACttttggataaaataaaaagaagaataacaGGGAAGAGGTGTCGTAGAgttgatataataaatattcCTTACAACATAGAGTGaatgatataataatatttctctCTCCCACTAATACAACCATTAAGAcatgaatataaatttgaaattttttatcatagatGAAAGTGTAATAGGTGCATGTCCCTTATGCGTGTTCATCTTTAAGTgctcaaattattatatattgtaaagCAATTTTCACAAGGTATTGTATTGTAATTTTGACATTGTAATCCTTGAATCTTGATATGCAACCTCGTTAGATTTAGCTTGAGCGCTTCATGTGGTCACATTTCCTTTGttcttatgtttattttaaaatcataattaactAGAGGCAATATATACATAGTATATATCACATATAATATATGTCTTTCCTTTCCTTCCTTTAGTATCATGGGGTAAACTTCTAAGATaaattcttttcatattttataaaaggaGTCCTTGTTAAATAATCATTCAAATATAGTTAGTTTGTATATAGAAAGTTTGGGaattaatgattatttaaacaattaattaaaacaagtaATGCAATTActaattatagttaattttataagtaaaaataattcaattgctttgtaaatgatttttttttattaaatatcttatGAACATTAGATCTTCTAATAGAAGGTTCTATGAACATAtatcataacaaaaaatatcatttcatacaacaaaattactaattattaatggtaaaatttttgttgttgcaCTACCAAAACAGATGATCTGCAATCAAGATCTGGAGAAGCAAGAAAATCACCTATGACACCTAACTCTGGAAACTCACTCCATTCTTGAAGACTTTTTGTTTGAGGACAATCAATACCATGGCGTCTCCCAACTATAAAAAAGTCATGATCTTCTGCCATACGATGAAGAACAGAAGCTACTTGGGCACCACCCTCCACTGTTATTTCCTCATACACAACATTTTTCATACGAGAACATTCTCTTTTagcattttttaatattgtacgATCAAGCATAATGTCCTCGTTATGTTTTTCATCCTTGTTTTCGCTTGTTGTAATGTGATACACCACAAGGTTAACATTAGCAGTGTCTTTGGCTGCTCTATTGGCCAAGCACAAAGCCTCTCTATCATCATCACCACCGAAAAAGATCATGGCTAATCGAAGTGGTGAATCACTTTTACGAACAAAACGAGTCACTAATATTCCAACCGAGCATGGAGCCTTATCCATGACCTTACAACTCAGCAACCTCACAGTCTTGTCCTCGTGTTCAATTTTTCCATCAAAAGACCATCTTCGATGAAAAGGAAGAATGATGATTGATGCAACTTTATCCAATGCAAGGTAGCACACGTCTTCATGCATCAGTGTAGGTGGAGATATGGCTGTATAAGGGTATATTGTTGTTGCACCTAGCTTTTCATCTTCATGGAGTTTGAAGGAAAGGATGACATTCTCCGAGTAGGAGTTTCTTGCAAAAGAAGGAACACCTCTTTTCATCTTGTGAGAAATGAAAATAGGACTAGAACGCCCTACTAGTTCAATCAGATGAAGAACATCCACAGTTGTTGGATACAGTGGTGTAGGATTAAATAGATCAAGAGATGATATTATAGGTACTGTGTGATGATGTTTATGAATACAAACTAGGATCCGGAGATTGGAGTCAAATTTCAAATCAGACATGTTCCTTTTCTGGTAgccaaaatattttcttgaagGGTCATACAAACGTTTCACCAGCAATTGCACAACGCTATTTGAGATCATGATCATTGTTAGAGCCACAGTATAACGTATAGGTTGGATGTCCtgcatataatatatataataagtatCATGATCATTAACTGTTTTtagaaaacaaagaagaagaaattttgaGAGAAGCCATCAAAAGCAGTTGTATTTGAAAAGTCAATCTCTTACCCTTTTGTCCAATGCAGAGCTATACATGGCTACTTCCACAATGCCTTTGCAATCTAGAAGGAGGGCAAGAGAAAGTGCATCCTTTAGTGATAGCTTGAAATAGAGTGCAGATGCTACGTATGATATAAGTTTCATTAGATGACCAGTAATGATCATAAGGACGGTGCCTATAAATATAGGTGATGTGAATTCTACCAAGGAATAATTCATCTTCATTGCACATGTAGTGACGAAGATTGGCATGAGAAATTCTAAACCAAAAGTATGAACCCTTTTAACTAATGAAGATCCTAATGGAGGTCCATCTGGTGTAGCCAATCCATAAAGGAAAGGTAGAAGAATGAATTCTATATTGAAGAGCATTGAACACCAACCCAAAACAAAGAGAACCCCAATGATAACGTTAATGTAAATATCCTTCACTTCTTGGCTTTCTGGTGTGTGCTCAATCACCAAGAACATTGCAGGCCGATAGACAAAGAAAATGATGATTATTATAGCGAAAAGCAACACCAAATTTATACTATTTGCATTCACTTTCCTGGTATCAAAGGCTGCAGATGCAAttacaagaatattactcagcGTGTCACCCACCAGTGTAGAAGATAACGCCAATCTTCCAAGTTCAGAGTTTAGGATTTGAAGGTCATTGAGGACGGAGGCAATCACTGTAAAGGAAGTCATGTTCTGTGTCATCAATATAACAATAGTTGAATGCACTATTGTACCCTCGGATGTATGTTTGGAAATGTGTTCTACAGATGAATAACCAATTAGTAGAGGAAATAGCAACCCCACAATGGCAATAATCCATCCTTGTCTTCCTGTTCTGGTGATCATGCTGAAATCCATTTTCACACCATTCTCAAAGACAAATAGCATATAACCAAGTGATGCTATAGTAGCAAGTGTATCTTGACTTCCATAAGGAAACAACATTGTCTTCTCTTTCTCCAATATACTCAAGGATGGTCCTAAAATGAGCCCAGCCTTCAAATAAAGATAATGCATTTTGTTAGACATATATTACAGATGTTGATCAATCTAAATTTGCTCCGGGTTAATTTTCCTATCTATTGTATGATTTAAGATTCTATAACAATCTTAATAATAAACCAATCCTTAAAAAAAGCATACACTATGAGGAGAAAACTTACCATCAATTGTGAAAAAATGGCAGGAAAACCCAGCTTCTTTAAAGGGTAATTCAAAGTTCGTGTTACAGTGTAAATCAAAACCACTTGGAGTAGAAATATTGGCATAGATGACT
This window of the Vigna angularis cultivar LongXiaoDou No.4 chromosome 7, ASM1680809v1, whole genome shotgun sequence genome carries:
- the LOC108336827 gene encoding cation/H(+) antiporter 3 — translated: MDVDTLFASINQINVSDHTAKCGVCLKTPPNIASDGLWGKHSTEGSPLKSSMPIFLLQVVLIYTVTRTLNYPLKKLGFPAIFSQLMAGLILGPSLSILEKEKTMLFPYGSQDTLATIASLGYMLFVFENGVKMDFSMITRTGRQGWIIAIVGLLFPLLIGYSSVEHISKHTSEGTIVHSTIVILMTQNMTSFTVIASVLNDLQILNSELGRLALSSTLVGDTLSNILVIASAAFDTRKVNANSINLVLLFAIIIIIFFVYRPAMFLVIEHTPESQEVKDIYINVIIGVLFVLGWCSMLFNIEFILLPFLYGLATPDGPPLGSSLVKRVHTFGLEFLMPIFVTTCAMKMNYSLVEFTSPIFIGTVLMIITGHLMKLISYVASALYFKLSLKDALSLALLLDCKGIVEVAMYSSALDKRDIQPIRYTVALTMIMISNSVVQLLVKRLYDPSRKYFGYQKRNMSDLKFDSNLRILVCIHKHHHTVPIISSLDLFNPTPLYPTTVDVLHLIELVGRSSPIFISHKMKRGVPSFARNSYSENVILSFKLHEDEKLGATTIYPYTAISPPTLMHEDVCYLALDKVASIIILPFHRRWSFDGKIEHEDKTVRLLSCKVMDKAPCSVGILVTRFVRKSDSPLRLAMIFFGGDDDREALCLANRAAKDTANVNLVVYHITTSENKDEKHNEDIMLDRTILKNAKRECSRMKNVVYEEITVEGGAQVASVLHRMAEDHDFFIVGRRHGIDCPQTKSLQEWSEFPELGVIGDFLASPDLDCRSSVLVVQQQKFYH